The following is a genomic window from Rhizobium sp. NRK18.
CGGCAGACATTTGACGACGATACGAATTAGGAGCCTACGCGATGATCGCCTGGTCCATCTTCATACCGGCCTGCTTCGCGCTCAATTGTGCGCCGGGGCCGAACAACATGCTGGCTTTTGCCAATGGCGCGCGGCTGGGATTTGCGCGGGCGATGCTTGGTGGGCTTGGGCGGATGCCGGCCTTTACGCTGCTGATCCTGGTAACGGTGATCGGGCTCGGGACGGTTCTGGCGGCGTCTGCGACGGCCTTCACGGCGATCAAGCTGATCGGCGCGGTCTATCTCGTCTATGTGGGCGTGCTGATCTGGCGCAAGGCCCGCGAATTGTCGCGGATGGAGGCGAAAGACACGTCGGTCCGCGCGCTGATGCGCCGTGATTTCAACATCGCGATCACCAACCCCAAGGCGATCGCCATCTTCACGGCCTTCTTTCCGCAGTTCATCGATGCGACGAGTGCTGCGTGGCCGCAGCTCGTCAAGATGGGCGGCGCGTTCCTGCTCATGGAAGTGGTGGCGGTCATCCTCTATGTGATCGCCGGCGTGGTGCTCGGTCGTTTCATCCGTTCGGAGCGGATATTCGTCTATCTCAACCGGCTGGTGGCGACGGCGCTGGTGGCGTCCGGCGGCACCATGGCGCTGTCACGGCATTGATCAGGGGAACCGAGCTATTCCCCTGACGCATAGCCGGTATGCGCGGCTGATTTCAAAGCGCTTTGATGGTGCGCTGCAGCAATCTCTGGTGTATACAGGGTTCCATCGGTTGATCGCGGATTTTTCCTCCCAAGACTTGCTGCGATCCCGGTTGATGCGGCGGCTTTGGCCGAGGTGTTTGGGAGGTGCAGCTCCTTGGCATAGCTACTGGATTTGAAAAGCCCGGCCCCCGTGCCGGGCTTTTTGCTTTTCCGTCAGGGGGCATCTCGTCCCGCCCTGCATGGCAGCCATTTCATCTAAATATCCGAATGTTTCAAAGTTTAGCGGACGGCTTAGCGAAGCCGAAAAATCGTTGCGGTAAGTTTCCTGTCAATCGACCTTGCGATCATTTTGGGATGCAAGGCTGCGGCACCGTGGAGACCGTCGTCAATGCATGCAGAAGCCATCGCCCTGCCGGAAGACATGTTCGCCTCGCCGATCACCACGATGAGGCATGTCTGGCTGCACGCCGTCAAGCAGGCCTGTCTTGCCGCCGTATTTTCGCCGCTGCTGCTTCTGGCCTTCCTGCCCGTGCTCAAGAGCTTCAATCTGATGCCGCACGAGATCGATGCGCCCTTCGTCTCGCTCTTCGTGACGGCATGGCTCGCAAGCTCGGCGGTCACCGGCATTCTGGCCTATGGCTCCGGCTCCACAGTCTATCGCCTGTCGAAGGCCAGCGAGCGGATGCAGCGCGTGCACGGTACCGACGCGCGTTCGGGCCTTCTGAACCGGCGCGGCTTCCAGGAGGCCATGCGGGGTGTGTCGGGTGAGGCGACGATCGCCGTTCTCGATATCGACCGGTTCAAGAGCATCAACGAGCGCTATGGCCACGCGGTCGGCGACACCGTCATCGAGCGGGTCGGCACCGCGATCGCCGATGGGCTGGGCGATGCCCGTGCCGTCGCCCGTCTGAACGGCGAGGAGTTTGCGGTCATCATCACGTCCGGGGATGCGCATGAACGCCTGATCCGGCTCAATGAACTGTGCCGGCATATCGGCGAGACGGTCTTTCATCTGGGCCAATCCAGCATCCGCCTGACACTTTCGGCCGGGGTTGCCGAGATCGGCGAGGGGCGCGATCCCGACGCCGCACACCGGGCAGCCGACAAGGCGCTGTATCTGGCCAAGAGCGCGGGCCGCAACCGGGTTCTGCACGAGCAGGATCTGCAGAAGGACGAGATCGCCGTCGGTGCGCCGCTGACATTGCATCGGGGTGCCGCCTGACGGCAAGCCGCGGTTTCGCGAGCCACGGCGAGGGTGCCCAAACGACGTATTGTCCTTGCGCCTGCCGCGTCTATTTTGCATGGTGAACTTATCTTTCAGTCAGGCCTCACCATGCAGCGCATAAACTCCTACAGTCCGGCCGGAAGCGTTGATGCAACGCCCGCCAACACGGTCACACTTGCCCATGACGCCCGTCATCTGCGGCGCAAGCTCCTGCATCTCGCCGATGGTTCGATGGCCATGCTGGACCTGAAGGAAGCCGTGCTGTTTGCCGATGGCGACATGCTGCTGACGGACGAGGGAAACTATATCCGCGTCATTGCCGAGCAAGAGGACCTGTTTGAGGTGACCGGCCGCGACAGGCTGCACCTCATGGAAATCGCCTGGCATCTCGGAAACAGACATCTGCCGGCCCAGATTGCCGAAGACCGTATCGTGATCGGCCGTGATCATGTCATCCGGGCGATGCTGGAAGGGCTTGGAGCCAACGTGCGGGATGTCCGGGAGGCGTTCCAGCCGGTGCGCGGCGCCTATCACGCCCATGGCGGTCACGGACACGGTCACGGGCATGGACACGATCATGGCGGACATGCGCATCACGCCCATGACTGAGCTCGCATTGCCGACCGCCGGCGCCACGCAATCGCTGCTGCGGCTGATGACATGGCTGTCGCCGGCGTTTCCAGTTGGCGCCTTCGCCTATTCCGCGGGTCTGGAGAATGCCGCCGCCGAGGGTCGGCTAAGGGACGGCGAGGGGCTGGCCGACTGGACCCGCCTGTCGATCACGTCCGGTCCCGCCTGGAACGATGCCGTGCTGCTGGCGGAAAGCTATCGCCGGTTTGAAGAGCCGGAGAAGCTCGCCGAGCTTGCGGAACTGGCGGCGGCGCTGGCCGGTTCGGCAGAGCGTTATCGGGAGACGCGCCTTGTCGGCGAAGCGTTCCTGGAGGCTGCCGGGGCATGGCCACATCCGGCGCTCGATAGTCTGCTTGCCGACGCGCCTTATCCGGTCGCCGTCGGGGTGGTGGCGGCGGCAAACGGGGTTGAGCTTTCAGCGGCGCTTGCCGCCTATCTGCATGCGGTTGCCTCGCAAGCCGTATCGGCGGGCATCCGGCTGTCGCTTTGCGGGCAGAGGCAGGGCGTCGCCATCCTTGCCGGTCTGGAAAGCCTGATCGCTGGCGCCGCGGAGAAGGCCTCCCATTCCACCATCGATGCGCTCGGCTCCTCGGCCTTTCTTGCCGAGATATCGAGCCTCAGACATGAAACACAGACCGCGCGCCTTTTCAGGTCGTAAGGCGCGGCAAGAGACAGGACGGAAAGAATGGCATCGGGAAATGGCCCATTGCGCGTCGGTATCGGCGGACCGGTCGGGTCCGGCAAGACGGCGCTGACGGAAAAGCTCTGCAAGGCGTTGCGCGACGACTATTCCGTCGCTGTCGTCACCAACGACATCTACACCAAGGAGGACGCGGAAGCGCTAGTGCGCATGCAGGCGCTGACCTCCGACCGGATCATGGGCGTCGAGACCGGCGGCTGTCCGCATACCGCGATCCGCGAGGATGCGACGATCAACCTGCAGGCCATCGCGTCGCTCAACGAGCGCTTTCCGGATCTCGACATCGTCTTCATCGAATCGGGCGGCGACAATCTGGCGGCGACCTTTTCACCGGACCTTGCCGACCTGACGATCTATGTGATCTCCGTCTGCCAGGGCGAGGAAATCCCGCGCAAGGGCGGGCCGGGCATCACCCGTTCCGATCTTCTTGTGATCAACAAGAAGGATCTGGCGCCGCATGTGGGCGCGGATATCGGCGTGATGGATCGCGATGCCGAGCGCATGCGCACCTCAAGGCCCTATGTCTTCACCGACATGAAGCGTGGCGATGGCATCGATACGGTGGTCAGCTTTCTGAAAACGCAGGGCGGCCTCTGACGTCTGCCGCCCGCTGCTTCAGAGGTTTTCGAGCGCGCCGGTGTTTTCCACATGGATCAGACGGCCGCGAACGATGACGCCATTGTCCTTTAGCGTTGAAAAGGCGCGCGACAGGGCTTCCGGCGCCAGGCCGAGCTTGCCGGCCAGCAGGCTTTTCTGGAAGGGCAGGCGCATGGTCGCCGATTTGCCGGCATCGTCCTTCCGGCAATGGGTCAGGATGTAGTGGGCTACGCGCTGCGGCGCCGTCTGCAGCCGGTCATTGGCGATACAGTCCGTGGCGTTGAGCAGATTGGTCGAAAGCGACCGGATGATGGCGCGGGCGACATCCGGCTCTTCGCCGATCAGCTTGCGGATATGGTCGAGGCTGAAGGCGACGATCGTTGCTCTTTCCGCCGCCTGGACATCGAAATGTTGCTTCGCGCCGTTGAACAGCATGCAGTGTCCGAAGCAGTCGCCCGGGCCGAATAGCATGACGTCGGCCGATCGTCCATCCCTGTCCGTCCTGTAGGCGCGCAAGTGACCGGAGACGACGCAGAAGAAGTGCTCGGCCGCCTGGCCTTCGCTGAACAGGACTTCCTTTGCGTCCAGCCGGCGGACTTCCGCTGTCGCCAGCAGTTTCCTCAGTGCCGGTTGGCTCATGCCGAGCAGGAAGGGGAGGCCCGTGACGGCGCTGACCTCACGCGGCTCCAGTTTCAACAGCGGCCCCAGCAGGATGGCTGTTTCGTTGTTCCCGTGCATTTGCAGTCCCATTTTTCCTTCGGCGGGCAAATCCGGTGTGCACCGTTATGACAGCCGTCCCAGTTCCAGCGTTTCGACAGGGAGTGGGGACCTTTCCCTCGTCACGTGAGTGGCGCTGCGTTGTCGGTCGATGCGACCCGGTCACGTTTCTATTCTTCTAGCGCGCTCCGCCTCGGGACCATTTGATTTCAGTCAATTCATTCGGGCCGCGCGCGGAAAAATATGCGACGGCACAACGAAAAAGCGCCGGAAAATCCGGCGCTCTCTCATCAGTCCTGTGGGATGCGGGCTGCCTATTCGGCGGCCAGGGGTGGCAGCTTGATGATGTTGCTGCCGCCGCGATCCTTCTCCAGCCTCGATACCTTTTCTGCGAGATTGGAAATGGCCGCCTGGCTGTTTTCGACGTCGCGGGCGATGTCGTCGGCCGTTCTGGGCTCCGGCTCTTCTTCCTTCGGTCCGACCAGACGGCCGAAGATCCAGCCGAAGAAGCGGGAGACGTCGTCCATGATCAGGAAGAAGGAGGGCACGACCACGAGGCTCAGCACCGTCGAGACGATGATGCCGCCGATCACGGCGATCGCCATCGGCGCGCGGAAGCTGCCGCCTTCGCCGACACCCATGGCGGAGGGCAGCATGCCTGCCGACATGGCGATCGAGGTCATGATGATCGGCCGGGCGCGCTTGCGGCCCGCTTCGACCACGGCCTGCAGCCGGTGCATGCCCTGATGGCGCATTTCGATGGCGAAGTCGACCAGCAGGATGGCGTTCTTCGTCACGATGCCCATCAGCATCAGGATGCCGATCAGGACGGGCATGGAGAGCGGGTTGTTGGTCACGATCAGCGCCACTGCCACACCGCCGATGGCGAGCGGCAGCGAGAACAGGATGGTGAACGGCTGGATGACGTCCTTGAAGAGCAGGATCAGCACGCCGAGCACGAGCAGGAGGCCCATCAGCATGGCGTTGACGAAGCTCTGCTGCATTTCCGCCTGCACCTTGGCGTCGCCGCTTTCGGCGAGCTGCACGCTCTTCGGCAGCTCGGTGTTGGCGAAGACATCCTTGAAGGCCGCGGTCGCCGTATCGAGTGCAACGCCCTTTGGCAGGTCGGCGCCGATGGTGACGACCCGGTAGCGGTTGTTGCGCTTGATGGAGCTAACGCCTTCCGAATAATCGACATCGGCGACGCTCGACAGCGGGACCATGGTGCCGGTCGCGGTGCGGATCTTCAGCGCCCGGATTTCGGCGAGGTTGCGCCGCATGTCGAGCGATTCCTGGACCCGGATCGGGATCTGGCGATCATCCAGCGACATTTTCGGGAGGGCCGCATCCACATCGCCTATCGTCGCGATGCGCACGATTTCGGAAATCTGCTGCGGCGTAATGCCGAGGCGGGCGGCCTGGTCCTTGCGTGGACGGATCTGCAGTTCCGGACGGGGCAGGGAGCCTTCGGCGCTGACATTGGCAAGCGACGGTTCGGCTCTCAGCTTGGTCTCGAGGATGCCAACGGCCTCGTTCAGGTCCTTCTCGTTCTTGGAGAGGAAGTTGAACGACAGGTCGCGCTCGCCGCGGTCGTTGAGCTTGAGGATGTGAACGTCCGGAATGTCCTTGAGCCGTGCGAAGACTTCCGTCTCGACGTCCCACTGCGGCTTGATACGGCCGTGGACTTCCATCTTCGGCAAGTAAGGCCCGATCAGCGGCAGGCGCCCAAAGACGTTGTTGACGACGGTCTTCAGCAGCGAATGTTCGATCTTGTGGAGGTTGAGCGTCACAGTCGCGCGACGCAGCTCCAGATCACCCTTCGGCGAGGCGCCGTCGAGCACGAAGATGCTCTCGACCTCGGGGATGGTGTGCAGCCGGTCGTACATCAGGTCAGTGACCTTTTCGGTGTCGTCAAGCGACGCGTTCGGCGGCAGCTCGACCGAGAGCGTGATGCGTGAAGCATCCTCCGGCGGCAGGAAGCTGCCCGGCACCTGCGCCAGCAACATCAACGATGCGCCCAAGAAACCGATAGCTCCAATAAGCGTTGCGAAGCGCGGAAGCCAGCCGAAGCTTGCGCGCGTGGCTATGTAATTTACCAACCGACCAAGGCGCCGGTTAGAGTGCATTGTCCTGCGTTTAACGTATTCGCGAAAGCGCACGAGAAATGCTGGGGCTAACTGGCCGGTGGTTGCCCGCACGAGCTGCGTATAGCCGCGCATCATCGTGCCGTCATTGCCTTCGTGGTCGTCCATCGTGTCGGTCGACCGCATGAGATAGGCGGCCATCATCGGCGTGATCAGGCGGGCCACGGCCAGCGAGAAGAACACGGCGAAGGCGACCGTCAGGCCGAACTGGATGAAGTACTGGCCCGGAATGCCCGGCATGAAGGACACCGGCACGAAGACGGCGATGATGGTGAACGAGGTGGCGATGACGGCGAGGCCGATTTCGTCGGCCGCCTCGATTGCTGCGCGGTACGGCGTCTTGCCCATCTTGATGTGGCGGGCGATGTTCTCGATTTCGACGATCGCGTCGTCGACGAGAATGCCGGTCGCCAGCGTCATGGCGAGGAAGCTCACCAGGTTGAGCGAGAAGCCGATCATATCCATGACCCAGAAGGTCGGAATGGCCGACAGCGGCAGGGCGACACCTGCAATCAGGGTGGCACGCCAGTTCCTGAGGAACAGGAAGACCACGATGACGGCGAGGATCGCGCCTTCGAGCAGCGTGTCGATGGCGGACTCGTAGTTGCCGTAGGTGTAGTAGACGGAATCGTTGATCAGCGAGATGTCGACGCCGGGATTTTCGGCGCGGACCTTGTCGAGCGCCTTGCCGACCGTTTCGGCAACCGAGATTTCGCTGGCGCCCTTGGAGCGGAACACGCCGAAGGTGACGACGGGCGTGTCGTTGAAGGTCGAGAACGACTTCGGCTCCTCATAGGTGTCCTTGATGACGCCGAGGTCGGACAGCTTGACGAACAGGCCGTTGCCGACCGAAATCGTCGTATTGGCGAGAGCGGAAACGCTGCGGGCATCGCCGAGCGTGCGGATCGCCTGTTCGGCGCCGCCCACCTGTCCGCGACCGGAGCCGAGGTCGGTGTTGACGCCCTTCAGCTGCTTGCTGACATCGGCGGCCGTGATGCCGTAGGCGGCGAGCTTGTCAGGGCTGAGTTCGATGCGGACTTCCCGGTCGGCGCCGCCGTAGCGGTCGACACGACCGACGCCGGGCTGGCCCTGGAGGGCGCGCTTGATCGTGTCGTCGACGAACCAGGACAGTTCCTCGATCGTCATGTTGGGGGCGGAAACCGCAAACGTCTGGATCGCCTGGCCTTCGACGTCGACCTTGGAGACGATCGGCTCGTCGACGGCGGCCGGCAGCGAGCCGCGAATGCGGTCGATGGCGTCCTTGACGTCCTGCAGGGCCTGATTGGTCGGCACTTCCATGCGGAAGACAACGGCGGTCTGGGACGAGCCGTCGGATACAGTCGACTGGATCTCATCGACGCCGGAAATGCCGGAGACGGCGTCTTCGACCTCCTTCGTCACCTGCGCTTCGAGCTCGGCCGGGGAGGCGCCGCTCTGGGTAACGACGACGGAGACGATCGGCACGTCGATGTTGGGGAACCGGGTGATCGGCAGGTTCATGAAGGACTGGTAGCCCATGAACAGGAGCATGCCGAAGGCCAGAAGCGGGGCAACAGGATTACGGATGGACCAGGCTGAGAAATTCATCGTTCCAGTCTTTCCTTAGTTCGATGCCGTCGGCATGTCTTCGACCGGCGTGATGCGGTCACCGTTGCGGACATAGGCGCCGGCCTTGGCGACGACCGTATCTCCGGCCTTCAGCCCGTTCAGCACCTGGATATAGTCGCCGTCCTGAACGCCGGTCTCGATCTTGACCAGTTCGATGCGGTCGTCCTTGACCTTGCGGGCTGTCGAGCCGGTCTCGTCGGTGTTGACCGCCGTCAGCGGCAAGGCCATGCCTTCGACTTGCTTGATGATGATCTCGGCGCTGCCGTACATGCCGGCGCGGGCCTTCTCCGGTTCGTCGATGGCGATATGGACCGAGGCAAGGCGGGTCACGGGGTCGATGGTCGGATCGATCAGGCGGATGGAGCCGTCGAGTGTCTCGGAGCTGCCGGCCAGCGTGATGTGCGCCTTCTGTCCGGGTTTCAGCCGCAGGACATCGCCTTCGGCAACGTCGGCGACGAGCTCGACAGCGCCGTCACGGATGACGGTGAAGAGCGGCTGGCCGGCGGCGCTGGCGATGGCGCCAACCTTGGCCGTCTTGGCGGAGACGACACCCGTTACCGGCGCCTTGACGTCGGTGCGGGCAAGCTTGAGGTCGATGTCGGCGATCTGGGCGTCGACGACCTTCATGTCGGCCTTGGCGACGACGATCGACTGCTCCGCGGCGGTGACGCGGGCATTGGCGCCAGTCGCCGATGCCGTCAGCTGATCGACCTGGGAGGTGGAGATGGTGCCGGAGGCCTTGAGCTTGACCGCCCTGTCACGCTGGCGCACGGCTTCGTCGGCATTGGCCTTCGCCTCGATCAGCTGTGCCTGCAGCTGCGCGAGAGAGGCTTCCGCCTTCGCCTTGTTGGCTTCCAGCTGGCTTTTCTGCAGCAGCAGAGCATCGGTCGACAGCACGGCCATGACCGCGCCCTTGTCGACGTGGTCGCCGATATCGGCGCCCAAGCTCTCGATTGCCAGGCCGTCAACCTGCGGCTGGACGTAGACTTCCTCGACCGGCTTCACCGTGCCGCTGGCGATCAGCCGGTCGGTGAGGCTCTTGTCCTCCACCTTGGTGACGATGATCGCCGGAAACTGGCGGTCTGCCTTGGTTGCCGCAGCCGGCGCCTCTTCGGCGTGTCCGGCGAACGGATCGGAGAGGGCGAGGGCGGAAAATGCCACGCTCAGAAGGAAAGGCTTAAATCGGGTCATGTGACGGTTCCGAAAAGGTCG
Proteins encoded in this region:
- a CDS encoding LysE family translocator, producing MIAWSIFIPACFALNCAPGPNNMLAFANGARLGFARAMLGGLGRMPAFTLLILVTVIGLGTVLAASATAFTAIKLIGAVYLVYVGVLIWRKARELSRMEAKDTSVRALMRRDFNIAITNPKAIAIFTAFFPQFIDATSAAWPQLVKMGGAFLLMEVVAVILYVIAGVVLGRFIRSERIFVYLNRLVATALVASGGTMALSRH
- a CDS encoding GGDEF domain-containing protein; amino-acid sequence: MHAEAIALPEDMFASPITTMRHVWLHAVKQACLAAVFSPLLLLAFLPVLKSFNLMPHEIDAPFVSLFVTAWLASSAVTGILAYGSGSTVYRLSKASERMQRVHGTDARSGLLNRRGFQEAMRGVSGEATIAVLDIDRFKSINERYGHAVGDTVIERVGTAIADGLGDARAVARLNGEEFAVIITSGDAHERLIRLNELCRHIGETVFHLGQSSIRLTLSAGVAEIGEGRDPDAAHRAADKALYLAKSAGRNRVLHEQDLQKDEIAVGAPLTLHRGAA
- the ureE gene encoding urease accessory protein UreE; this encodes MQRINSYSPAGSVDATPANTVTLAHDARHLRRKLLHLADGSMAMLDLKEAVLFADGDMLLTDEGNYIRVIAEQEDLFEVTGRDRLHLMEIAWHLGNRHLPAQIAEDRIVIGRDHVIRAMLEGLGANVRDVREAFQPVRGAYHAHGGHGHGHGHGHDHGGHAHHAHD
- a CDS encoding urease accessory protein UreF; the encoded protein is MTELALPTAGATQSLLRLMTWLSPAFPVGAFAYSAGLENAAAEGRLRDGEGLADWTRLSITSGPAWNDAVLLAESYRRFEEPEKLAELAELAAALAGSAERYRETRLVGEAFLEAAGAWPHPALDSLLADAPYPVAVGVVAAANGVELSAALAAYLHAVASQAVSAGIRLSLCGQRQGVAILAGLESLIAGAAEKASHSTIDALGSSAFLAEISSLRHETQTARLFRS
- the ureG gene encoding urease accessory protein UreG — translated: MASGNGPLRVGIGGPVGSGKTALTEKLCKALRDDYSVAVVTNDIYTKEDAEALVRMQALTSDRIMGVETGGCPHTAIREDATINLQAIASLNERFPDLDIVFIESGGDNLAATFSPDLADLTIYVISVCQGEEIPRKGGPGITRSDLLVINKKDLAPHVGADIGVMDRDAERMRTSRPYVFTDMKRGDGIDTVVSFLKTQGGL
- a CDS encoding Crp/Fnr family transcriptional regulator; this encodes MHGNNETAILLGPLLKLEPREVSAVTGLPFLLGMSQPALRKLLATAEVRRLDAKEVLFSEGQAAEHFFCVVSGHLRAYRTDRDGRSADVMLFGPGDCFGHCMLFNGAKQHFDVQAAERATIVAFSLDHIRKLIGEEPDVARAIIRSLSTNLLNATDCIANDRLQTAPQRVAHYILTHCRKDDAGKSATMRLPFQKSLLAGKLGLAPEALSRAFSTLKDNGVIVRGRLIHVENTGALENL
- a CDS encoding efflux RND transporter permease subunit; amino-acid sequence: MNFSAWSIRNPVAPLLAFGMLLFMGYQSFMNLPITRFPNIDVPIVSVVVTQSGASPAELEAQVTKEVEDAVSGISGVDEIQSTVSDGSSQTAVVFRMEVPTNQALQDVKDAIDRIRGSLPAAVDEPIVSKVDVEGQAIQTFAVSAPNMTIEELSWFVDDTIKRALQGQPGVGRVDRYGGADREVRIELSPDKLAAYGITAADVSKQLKGVNTDLGSGRGQVGGAEQAIRTLGDARSVSALANTTISVGNGLFVKLSDLGVIKDTYEEPKSFSTFNDTPVVTFGVFRSKGASEISVAETVGKALDKVRAENPGVDISLINDSVYYTYGNYESAIDTLLEGAILAVIVVFLFLRNWRATLIAGVALPLSAIPTFWVMDMIGFSLNLVSFLAMTLATGILVDDAIVEIENIARHIKMGKTPYRAAIEAADEIGLAVIATSFTIIAVFVPVSFMPGIPGQYFIQFGLTVAFAVFFSLAVARLITPMMAAYLMRSTDTMDDHEGNDGTMMRGYTQLVRATTGQLAPAFLVRFREYVKRRTMHSNRRLGRLVNYIATRASFGWLPRFATLIGAIGFLGASLMLLAQVPGSFLPPEDASRITLSVELPPNASLDDTEKVTDLMYDRLHTIPEVESIFVLDGASPKGDLELRRATVTLNLHKIEHSLLKTVVNNVFGRLPLIGPYLPKMEVHGRIKPQWDVETEVFARLKDIPDVHILKLNDRGERDLSFNFLSKNEKDLNEAVGILETKLRAEPSLANVSAEGSLPRPELQIRPRKDQAARLGITPQQISEIVRIATIGDVDAALPKMSLDDRQIPIRVQESLDMRRNLAEIRALKIRTATGTMVPLSSVADVDYSEGVSSIKRNNRYRVVTIGADLPKGVALDTATAAFKDVFANTELPKSVQLAESGDAKVQAEMQQSFVNAMLMGLLLVLGVLILLFKDVIQPFTILFSLPLAIGGVAVALIVTNNPLSMPVLIGILMLMGIVTKNAILLVDFAIEMRHQGMHRLQAVVEAGRKRARPIIMTSIAMSAGMLPSAMGVGEGGSFRAPMAIAVIGGIIVSTVLSLVVVPSFFLIMDDVSRFFGWIFGRLVGPKEEEPEPRTADDIARDVENSQAAISNLAEKVSRLEKDRGGSNIIKLPPLAAE
- a CDS encoding efflux RND transporter periplasmic adaptor subunit, yielding MTRFKPFLLSVAFSALALSDPFAGHAEEAPAAATKADRQFPAIIVTKVEDKSLTDRLIASGTVKPVEEVYVQPQVDGLAIESLGADIGDHVDKGAVMAVLSTDALLLQKSQLEANKAKAEASLAQLQAQLIEAKANADEAVRQRDRAVKLKASGTISTSQVDQLTASATGANARVTAAEQSIVVAKADMKVVDAQIADIDLKLARTDVKAPVTGVVSAKTAKVGAIASAAGQPLFTVIRDGAVELVADVAEGDVLRLKPGQKAHITLAGSSETLDGSIRLIDPTIDPVTRLASVHIAIDEPEKARAGMYGSAEIIIKQVEGMALPLTAVNTDETGSTARKVKDDRIELVKIETGVQDGDYIQVLNGLKAGDTVVAKAGAYVRNGDRITPVEDMPTASN